In one window of Synechococcus sp. M16CYN DNA:
- a CDS encoding pentapeptide repeat-containing protein encodes MDTAAIRHSFLRSMMVLSLALHLWILPTSAFALDTSAGFGLQDRALFQEKVDYTLTNQSNRDFRGQNLANTSFAGVIGRGADFRDANLHGAIFTQGAFTEADFRGADLSDALMDRADFVAADLRNAILSGVIASGSSFSRAKIEGADFSDALLDADDQRRFCRDADGINPITNVPTFDSLSC; translated from the coding sequence ATGGATACCGCCGCCATACGCCATTCATTCCTGCGATCCATGATGGTGTTATCACTAGCATTGCATTTATGGATCTTGCCAACTTCAGCTTTCGCGCTCGATACCTCCGCTGGCTTCGGATTGCAGGATCGCGCTCTTTTTCAGGAGAAAGTCGACTATACTCTCACTAATCAGAGTAACAGAGATTTTCGCGGACAAAACTTGGCTAATACTTCTTTTGCCGGAGTTATCGGTCGTGGTGCTGATTTCCGTGACGCCAACCTTCACGGAGCAATTTTTACGCAAGGCGCTTTTACCGAAGCAGATTTCCGCGGCGCTGATCTTTCCGATGCACTTATGGATCGTGCTGATTTCGTCGCGGCTGACCTACGCAACGCGATTCTCTCTGGAGTTATTGCATCAGGCAGCAGCTTTAGCAGGGCAAAAATAGAGGGAGCTGATTTTAGTGACGCGTTACTTGACGCTGATGATCAGCGTCGTTTCTGTCGCGATGCTGATGGTATAAATCCAATAACCAACGTACCGACCTTTGATAGCCTTAGCTGTTGA
- the miaB gene encoding tRNA (N6-isopentenyl adenosine(37)-C2)-methylthiotransferase MiaB, which yields MTTTPPRTSIQLPPRTAVLSDRGSYWITTFGCQMNRADSERMAGILESMGYSQATGELEADLVLYNTCTIRNNAEQKVYSYLGRQAQRKRHNPNLTLVVAGCVAQQEGESLLRRVPELDLVMGPQHANRLETLLQQVDSGQQVVATETHYILEDITIARRDSPVCGWVNAIYGCNERCTYCVVPSVRGLEQSRRPEAIRLEIEDLAARGFKEITLLGQNIDAYGRDLPGITSEGRRQHTLTDLLHYVHDVEGIKRIRFATSHPRYFTERLIDTCADLPKLCEHFHIPFQSGDNDVLRAMARGYTVERYLRIIDRIRERMPDASISADAIVAFPGETDAQYKHTLELIEEVGFDQVNTAAYSPRPHTPAANWANQLPEAVKVARLQEINAVVEHNARARNTRYTGRIEEVLAEGINPKNPVQLTGRTRTNRLTFFNSKSSDGHHYNLGDLVNVRIDAVRSFSLSGTTVS from the coding sequence ATGACTACGACACCACCGAGAACGTCGATTCAACTACCTCCTAGGACGGCGGTGCTAAGTGATCGCGGCAGCTATTGGATCACTACCTTCGGTTGCCAGATGAATAGAGCCGACTCTGAGCGCATGGCGGGGATTCTTGAGTCTATGGGTTACAGCCAGGCGACAGGGGAACTAGAAGCAGATCTAGTACTCTACAATACCTGTACAATTCGTAACAATGCTGAGCAGAAAGTCTACAGCTATTTGGGCAGACAGGCTCAGCGGAAACGTCACAATCCCAATCTTACTCTTGTGGTAGCGGGTTGTGTCGCACAACAGGAAGGCGAGTCCCTACTACGTCGTGTTCCTGAACTGGATCTTGTGATGGGCCCCCAGCATGCCAATCGCCTTGAAACTTTGCTTCAACAGGTAGACAGTGGACAGCAGGTTGTAGCTACCGAAACGCACTACATCCTCGAAGACATCACCATAGCCCGCCGCGATAGTCCCGTCTGTGGCTGGGTCAATGCAATTTATGGATGCAATGAACGCTGCACATACTGCGTTGTACCCTCCGTACGTGGATTAGAGCAATCCCGCCGCCCAGAAGCAATCCGCTTAGAGATAGAAGATTTAGCTGCTCGGGGATTTAAAGAAATTACCCTATTAGGACAAAACATCGACGCCTACGGCCGCGATTTACCTGGTATCACATCGGAAGGACGTCGCCAACATACTCTCACCGACTTGCTGCATTACGTACATGATGTAGAAGGAATCAAACGTATTCGTTTTGCCACCAGTCACCCCCGCTACTTCACGGAACGCCTGATCGATACTTGTGCTGATTTGCCAAAACTCTGTGAGCATTTTCACATCCCATTCCAAAGTGGTGACAATGATGTACTTCGAGCCATGGCTCGGGGTTACACCGTAGAGCGCTACCTAAGAATCATCGATCGAATTCGTGAACGAATGCCGGATGCTTCAATCAGTGCCGATGCGATTGTGGCGTTTCCGGGAGAAACGGACGCTCAGTATAAACATACCCTTGAGTTGATTGAGGAGGTTGGCTTTGATCAAGTTAATACGGCTGCTTACTCACCACGGCCGCACACCCCGGCTGCTAATTGGGCCAACCAACTACCTGAAGCGGTGAAGGTTGCTCGGCTGCAGGAGATCAATGCCGTGGTGGAACACAACGCTCGCGCCCGTAATACTCGTTATACGGGGCGAATTGAAGAAGTACTTGCGGAGGGCATCAATCCCAAAAACCCAGTGCAACTAACAGGCCGTACCCGTACTAATCGGCTCACCTTCTTCAACTCTAAAAGTTCAGACGGACATCACTACAATCTTGGTGATTTAGTGAATGTTCGAATCGATGCTGTCCGGTCTTTTTCACTTAGCGGCACAACTGTGTCCTGA
- the lpdA gene encoding dihydrolipoyl dehydrogenase → MNDTGFDFDVVVIGAGYGGFDAAKHAADHDLKTAIIESRDMGGTCVNRGCVPSKALLAASGKVRELANDKHLLSFGIHAAPVRFERQKIADHANQLVKAIRTNLTKSLERAGVTIIQGHGRLEGSQRVNLRESNGVDRVLTARDVILATGSDPLVPSGIKTDGRTVFTSDEAINLEWLPRWIAIVGSGYIGLEFADVYTALGCEVTMIEALDRMMPTFDPDIVKIASRSLLDGRDIDARHGVLARKVIPGCPVQIELADSHKSSVDILEVDAVLVATGRVPTSKALNLESLKIETTNRGFIPVDDSMRVLVNDQPVPHLWAVGDVTGKLMLAHAAAAQGIVAVDNILGHSRKIDYRSIPAATFTHPEISSVGLTEVSAKALADKAGFPLGSVRSYFKANSKALAELESEGLMKLLFNKNNGEVLGAHIYGLHAADLIQEVANAVARRQSVRQLSTEVHTHPTLSEVVEVAYKQAASQLVT, encoded by the coding sequence ATGAACGACACTGGCTTCGACTTTGACGTCGTCGTAATTGGTGCCGGTTATGGAGGCTTTGATGCCGCCAAGCACGCTGCAGATCATGACTTGAAAACAGCTATTATTGAATCTCGCGATATGGGCGGCACCTGTGTTAACCGCGGTTGCGTTCCCTCAAAGGCACTATTGGCTGCTAGTGGCAAGGTGCGTGAACTCGCAAACGATAAGCACCTTTTGAGCTTCGGTATCCACGCTGCTCCTGTGCGCTTTGAGCGGCAAAAGATTGCTGACCATGCCAATCAGCTGGTCAAGGCCATACGCACTAATCTCACGAAATCGCTTGAACGTGCCGGCGTTACCATTATTCAGGGGCACGGTCGCCTCGAAGGTTCTCAAAGAGTTAACTTACGTGAATCCAATGGTGTAGACCGCGTTTTAACAGCTAGAGATGTGATCCTGGCTACGGGTTCGGATCCTCTTGTCCCTTCTGGGATCAAAACCGATGGCCGCACGGTGTTTACCAGTGATGAAGCCATCAACTTGGAATGGCTTCCACGCTGGATTGCCATCGTCGGCAGCGGTTACATCGGTTTGGAATTTGCCGATGTATACACAGCCCTTGGTTGTGAAGTCACAATGATTGAGGCACTCGACCGTATGATGCCAACGTTTGATCCCGATATCGTCAAAATCGCTAGTCGGAGTCTGCTGGATGGGCGTGATATCGACGCGCGACACGGAGTTTTAGCTCGCAAAGTCATTCCCGGTTGTCCAGTACAAATTGAACTAGCCGACAGCCATAAATCTTCTGTGGATATCTTGGAAGTGGATGCGGTTTTGGTAGCGACCGGTCGTGTGCCTACTAGCAAGGCGCTTAATCTTGAATCCCTGAAGATCGAAACCACCAATCGTGGATTCATACCGGTCGATGATTCGATGCGTGTGTTGGTTAATGATCAACCCGTGCCTCACCTTTGGGCTGTCGGCGATGTCACTGGCAAGCTGATGCTTGCCCATGCCGCTGCAGCCCAGGGCATCGTTGCTGTCGACAACATTCTTGGCCATTCCCGAAAAATTGATTACCGCAGTATTCCCGCGGCCACATTCACCCATCCTGAGATCAGTTCCGTTGGCTTGACTGAAGTTAGCGCCAAGGCACTTGCAGACAAGGCAGGCTTTCCATTGGGGTCTGTGCGCAGCTACTTCAAGGCCAATTCGAAGGCTTTGGCAGAACTCGAAAGTGAAGGGCTTATGAAACTGCTATTTAATAAAAACAACGGGGAGGTTCTTGGAGCTCATATCTATGGCTTGCATGCTGCAGATTTGATCCAGGAGGTGGCTAACGCGGTGGCACGACGCCAGAGTGTGCGCCAGCTCTCTACAGAGGTCCATACCCATCCTACCCTCAGTGAAGTGGTAGAGGTCGCTTACAAGCAAGCTGCTTCTCAACTCGTGACTTAA
- a CDS encoding cyanophycin synthetase yields the protein MNRAQSDELERFLPQFEQWGTDLSLDRMHHALIDLAYPCGNVPAVQVVGTNGKGSIACMIHSGLTTAGVCSGLTTSPHLVSWCERICVNQQAITMEQLLHRLERLQPLAEKHNLTPFERLIAVALMHFDASNVDWLVLEAGLGGRLDATTAHGKRPLIAVGAIGIDHREHLGDTITAISQEKAAAISPGAHVISAAQADNVCTVLEQRAREVGATIEWVEPLPKDWNLGLPGDLQRYNGAVACSALRHMRKLGTNIPELSICQGLAHAHWPGRLQTVLWQGRPVLLDGAHNPSAATQLAHERRRWCNNNQSQIWILGIQSHKQAPEMLHLLLEPTDFAWIVPVPGHRSWTVDNLIEACPNYAHQLASSGGVFDVLNALSRALEVWPNPPPLVAGSLYLLGEIINQQIIKQDRIN from the coding sequence GTGAATCGAGCCCAGAGTGATGAACTAGAACGTTTCCTGCCCCAGTTTGAACAATGGGGCACCGATCTGTCCCTTGATCGGATGCATCACGCTCTTATCGACCTGGCGTATCCCTGCGGTAATGTCCCTGCTGTACAGGTAGTAGGGACTAACGGAAAAGGATCGATCGCTTGCATGATCCACAGTGGTTTAACTACAGCGGGTGTTTGCTCTGGCCTCACTACTTCTCCTCATTTGGTGAGTTGGTGCGAACGCATTTGCGTCAATCAGCAAGCGATCACGATGGAGCAACTGTTGCATCGCCTGGAAAGGCTGCAACCTCTGGCAGAAAAACACAACCTTACGCCTTTTGAACGGTTAATTGCCGTAGCTTTGATGCACTTTGATGCCAGCAACGTGGACTGGCTAGTACTAGAGGCAGGACTTGGTGGCCGTTTAGACGCCACTACGGCTCACGGCAAACGACCGTTAATTGCTGTAGGGGCAATTGGTATCGATCATCGCGAACACCTCGGGGATACGATCACAGCGATTAGCCAAGAAAAAGCTGCCGCTATCAGCCCTGGTGCTCATGTGATCAGTGCCGCTCAAGCAGATAATGTATGCACTGTTTTAGAGCAGCGTGCTCGAGAGGTTGGGGCAACCATTGAATGGGTTGAGCCACTCCCAAAGGATTGGAATCTTGGACTTCCTGGCGACTTGCAACGCTACAACGGAGCTGTGGCTTGTAGCGCTCTGCGACACATGCGAAAGTTGGGCACCAACATCCCCGAATTGTCCATTTGCCAAGGTTTGGCTCATGCTCACTGGCCCGGCCGACTTCAGACTGTGCTCTGGCAGGGACGACCTGTCCTCCTAGACGGGGCCCATAATCCTTCCGCAGCCACCCAACTAGCCCATGAGCGACGGAGATGGTGCAATAACAACCAATCTCAGATTTGGATCTTGGGAATCCAATCGCATAAACAGGCACCCGAGATGCTTCACCTACTGCTTGAACCTACAGATTTCGCTTGGATTGTTCCTGTACCAGGACATCGAAGTTGGACCGTGGACAACTTGATTGAAGCCTGTCCAAATTATGCTCATCAGCTGGCTAGCTCTGGGGGAGTCTTTGATGTACTCAATGCCCTTTCAAGAGCTCTTGAGGTATGGCCCAATCCACCACCACTTGTCGCCGGATCACTATATCTTCTCGGAGAAATAATAAACCAGCAGATAATTAAGCAGGATAGGATTAACTGA
- the murA gene encoding UDP-N-acetylglucosamine 1-carboxyvinyltransferase has translation MVVGVTASQKNLTQYLSVTGGHSLHGTLKVSGAKNSTLVLMTASLLTNETIELTNVPDLTDIHSMGKILGSLGVVVERSMNRMRLTASDLTNAEPPYELVNSLRASFFSIGSLLGRLGHARMPLPGGCRIGARPVAEHIRGLKALGAVVTVQHGVVAASGTGSNQRLKGAPIILDCPSVGATETILMAAVLAKGTTTIENAAQEPEVQDLANLLNVMGARISGAGRSVISIEGVESLHGCLDYPVIPDRIEAGTFLMAAAVTRSSMRVEPVIPEHINAVLQKLRDCGCLLKISGTSVDITPGDLIATDITTQPFPGFPTDLQAPFMAVMSTAKGTSVISERIYENRLQHVAELQRMGANIRVEGGTAIVEGVPILSAAPVVSSDLRAAAAMILAGLSARGTTQISGLSHLDRGYDNIESKLRGVGADVERDGF, from the coding sequence ATGGTAGTGGGTGTAACTGCGTCTCAAAAAAATCTCACCCAATATCTCAGCGTCACGGGCGGGCATTCTCTTCATGGAACCCTAAAAGTCAGTGGCGCAAAAAACTCGACACTCGTCTTAATGACAGCCAGTCTTCTCACCAATGAGACTATCGAGTTAACCAATGTTCCCGACCTGACCGACATTCATAGCATGGGCAAGATCCTTGGATCCCTCGGAGTGGTGGTAGAGCGAAGTATGAATCGCATGCGCCTAACAGCGTCAGACCTAACAAATGCTGAACCTCCTTATGAGCTCGTCAATAGCCTGCGCGCAAGCTTTTTTAGCATTGGCTCGCTTTTGGGTCGTTTGGGTCACGCCAGAATGCCACTACCAGGGGGATGCCGAATCGGAGCGCGACCCGTTGCCGAACATATCCGTGGCTTGAAAGCACTCGGCGCGGTAGTGACAGTGCAACATGGCGTTGTCGCTGCCTCAGGAACAGGGTCCAATCAAAGACTTAAAGGAGCGCCAATAATTTTGGATTGCCCAAGTGTTGGGGCAACAGAAACGATCTTGATGGCCGCAGTTCTAGCAAAAGGTACTACTACGATTGAAAACGCTGCTCAAGAACCAGAGGTGCAAGACCTAGCTAATTTGCTCAACGTGATGGGAGCACGCATAAGTGGGGCAGGCAGGTCCGTCATCAGCATTGAAGGCGTTGAATCTCTCCATGGCTGTCTTGATTATCCAGTCATACCTGATCGCATCGAAGCGGGGACTTTTCTTATGGCCGCCGCTGTGACACGCTCCAGCATGCGTGTAGAACCGGTGATCCCCGAGCATATCAACGCTGTGCTTCAAAAACTACGCGATTGCGGTTGCCTCCTTAAGATCAGCGGCACCAGCGTCGATATCACCCCTGGTGATCTCATCGCCACAGACATCACAACTCAGCCTTTCCCTGGCTTTCCCACTGACCTTCAGGCTCCATTCATGGCTGTGATGTCGACGGCGAAAGGCACTAGTGTGATTAGTGAAAGAATTTATGAAAATCGCCTACAGCATGTCGCTGAATTGCAGCGTATGGGCGCTAATATACGCGTGGAGGGTGGTACTGCCATAGTTGAGGGAGTTCCAATCCTCAGCGCTGCTCCTGTAGTCAGCAGTGATCTTCGTGCGGCAGCAGCTATGATCTTGGCGGGACTGTCGGCACGCGGAACCACCCAGATTTCTGGTCTTTCACATCTTGATCGTGGTTATGACAACATCGAATCGAAGCTGCGTGGCGTTGGTGCCGACGTGGAGCGTGACGGCTTCTAA
- a CDS encoding FAD-binding oxidoreductase, translated as MTRSDALLILKKDLEVLDDLDIHDEPDDLARYSLDAFDYSPVLSPRLKNCKAQLVARPRSIDAVEHLASACARHAVPITVRGAGTGNYGQCVPLDGGVVMLTNKLRCIREINDSTGIVTVEPGCPMGHLDQELRSHSRQLRLLPSTWRSATIGGFVAGGSGGIGSVSWGFLRDPGHLLGCEVVPVTTKPQRLYLENAEAEALNHAYGTNGIITALTLATIPSVDWQQVSLDCADWNVAVKLLLDCGRSALSLHLATALEAPLLKKLPAWSGPTSTKHRLLLLVAPDGLSTLYRLAAAAGADLHSLGAEDLKKSSGLRELSWNHTTCHTRASEPGWTYLQMLLPQPELPAMHALQKLWGDDLIWHLELVRQQGDVRIAALPLVRWHGAKLLKQLIADCHTQGAIVFNPHVITVEDGGLGIIDGNQVATKQRLDPNGLMNPGKLRGWLELNQGA; from the coding sequence ATGACTCGTTCCGATGCGCTTCTTATTCTAAAAAAAGACCTAGAAGTTTTGGATGACCTGGATATTCACGATGAGCCTGACGATCTAGCGCGATATTCTCTAGATGCTTTCGACTACTCGCCTGTTTTGAGTCCTCGGCTCAAGAATTGTAAGGCACAGTTGGTGGCACGTCCTCGATCGATCGATGCTGTCGAACATTTGGCGTCGGCATGCGCTCGGCATGCAGTACCTATAACAGTTCGGGGTGCGGGAACCGGTAACTATGGGCAGTGTGTGCCGCTCGATGGTGGGGTGGTGATGCTGACCAACAAGTTGCGTTGTATTCGTGAAATCAATGATTCTACCGGGATTGTCACCGTGGAACCGGGTTGTCCAATGGGTCACCTAGATCAGGAGTTGCGTAGCCACAGTCGTCAATTGCGCTTACTTCCCAGTACTTGGCGTAGCGCCACAATCGGTGGTTTCGTTGCCGGAGGTTCGGGTGGGATTGGATCAGTGAGCTGGGGATTTCTTCGCGATCCTGGTCATCTATTGGGCTGTGAAGTAGTGCCTGTGACGACAAAGCCCCAGCGCCTTTATCTCGAGAATGCTGAGGCGGAAGCGTTGAACCACGCCTATGGGACTAATGGAATTATCACAGCGTTAACATTGGCTACAATTCCTTCTGTGGATTGGCAGCAAGTCAGTCTTGACTGCGCAGATTGGAATGTCGCAGTAAAATTACTTCTTGACTGCGGCCGATCAGCCCTATCGCTGCATCTAGCAACTGCGCTGGAGGCCCCTTTACTGAAAAAGTTGCCTGCCTGGAGCGGGCCGACATCAACAAAGCACAGGTTACTGCTACTCGTTGCCCCTGATGGTCTCTCAACTTTGTATCGCTTAGCTGCTGCGGCTGGAGCAGACCTACATAGCCTTGGAGCTGAGGACCTTAAAAAAAGCAGTGGCCTTCGTGAGTTGAGCTGGAATCACACTACCTGTCACACAAGAGCTTCAGAACCGGGCTGGACATATTTACAAATGCTTCTGCCTCAACCTGAGTTGCCTGCAATGCATGCCTTACAAAAACTCTGGGGTGATGATCTAATCTGGCATCTTGAGTTGGTAAGGCAACAGGGTGATGTACGCATAGCTGCCCTGCCTTTGGTGCGTTGGCATGGGGCTAAATTGTTAAAGCAGCTTATAGCTGATTGCCACACCCAAGGAGCCATAGTCTTTAACCCCCACGTAATTACCGTAGAGGATGGAGGACTCGGTATCATCGATGGTAATCAAGTGGCAACTAAACAGCGACTCGATCCAAATGGATTGATGAATCCGGGCAAGCTCCGCGGTTGGCTAGAGCTCAATCAGGGGGCTTAA
- a CDS encoding RNA methyltransferase, with protein sequence MLEPPISSRRNPLIKRLRALSTRSGRKKARLILLEGTHLVQELLAVGGCPTELIATEAWLDRHEYLIKKFDATVTWRLVTNEVLRTTLTTTNPDGVACSCPLTMLPEPPSTCDFQLVLDRIQDPGNLGTLLRTALAAEIQVVWMGSGVDPLAPKAIRASAGALLRLPHQRFGPDESQAIQQLEQALKEQASQGVQVVATLVPDANSLMKLIPYWELDWTRPTSLVLGTEGAGLHPCLRACCTHAVTLPHSPRVKSLNVAAAAVPLLMERRRATMTAISQRFG encoded by the coding sequence TTGTTGGAACCACCTATCAGCAGTCGTCGAAATCCTCTAATCAAGCGACTTAGAGCATTGTCAACACGGTCTGGTCGTAAAAAAGCCAGACTCATACTTCTCGAAGGAACACATCTAGTCCAAGAACTGCTTGCTGTTGGGGGGTGTCCAACCGAATTGATTGCGACGGAAGCTTGGTTGGATCGTCATGAGTATCTGATCAAAAAGTTTGATGCAACAGTCACTTGGCGCTTAGTGACCAACGAGGTACTGCGAACGACATTGACAACTACCAACCCTGATGGCGTGGCTTGCTCGTGTCCGTTGACAATGCTGCCAGAGCCACCATCTACTTGTGATTTTCAGTTGGTGCTAGACCGTATTCAGGATCCAGGCAACCTTGGCACGCTGTTGCGCACTGCCCTAGCTGCTGAGATTCAGGTTGTTTGGATGGGATCTGGTGTTGATCCATTAGCGCCAAAGGCCATTAGAGCATCAGCAGGAGCGTTACTGCGATTGCCCCACCAGCGTTTCGGACCAGATGAAAGTCAAGCAATTCAACAACTCGAACAAGCTTTGAAAGAGCAAGCTTCTCAGGGGGTGCAAGTGGTGGCAACTCTCGTACCCGATGCCAATAGCTTAATGAAGCTCATTCCTTATTGGGAGCTAGATTGGACAAGGCCAACGTCTTTGGTTCTTGGTACAGAGGGAGCTGGTCTGCATCCGTGTTTGCGGGCCTGTTGTACCCACGCTGTCACTCTTCCGCACAGTCCACGGGTTAAGTCGCTAAATGTGGCAGCTGCAGCAGTTCCACTTCTTATGGAGCGACGAAGAGCGACAATGACCGCCATATCGCAGCGGTTCGGATGA
- a CDS encoding aspartate aminotransferase family protein, translating to MGTYSRYPLTLVRGRGCWVRDQQGRRYLDAVAGIAACTLGHSDRAMRRALKDQLQRLQHVSNLYQIPEQEQLARWLVDNSCADSAFFCNSGAEANEAAIKLARKHGHQRRGIERPIILTANASFHGRTLAAVSATNQPRYHKGFEPMVDGFKSFIYNDLSSFENLLRSLEVHGPRVSAVLIEPLQGEGGVNPGDPAFFHAIRHHCSEKGILLIFDEVQVGVGRSGFLWGYEQLGVAPDVMTLAKGLGGGHAIGAMLVQKEADLFEPGDHASTFGGNPFACRAGLTVVQELKRRDVLCNVRKRGEQLRRGLDSLIERFPNILWQARGWGLLQGVVIRDDCNLGAAAVVNAALNQRLLLVPAGAKVVRIVPPLVIRRREVTELLIRLERALQLIQV from the coding sequence ATGGGGACTTACAGTCGCTACCCGCTCACACTGGTGCGGGGTCGTGGATGTTGGGTACGCGATCAACAGGGACGTCGATACCTTGATGCCGTTGCAGGTATTGCCGCCTGTACCTTGGGGCATAGCGACCGAGCTATGCGGCGCGCGCTCAAGGATCAGCTTCAGCGGCTACAGCACGTGTCCAACCTCTATCAAATTCCTGAGCAAGAGCAGCTCGCACGCTGGTTGGTAGACAACAGTTGCGCTGATAGCGCATTTTTCTGTAACTCAGGTGCTGAAGCGAATGAAGCAGCGATTAAGCTGGCCCGTAAGCATGGACACCAACGGCGCGGAATTGAACGACCCATTATTTTGACGGCTAACGCTAGTTTTCATGGCCGAACGTTAGCAGCCGTTAGCGCCACAAATCAGCCCAGATATCACAAGGGTTTTGAACCCATGGTCGATGGCTTTAAGAGCTTCATTTATAACGATCTCTCTAGCTTTGAAAACCTTCTGAGAAGTTTAGAGGTTCATGGCCCACGGGTCTCAGCTGTTTTGATCGAACCTCTACAAGGCGAGGGTGGTGTTAACCCAGGCGATCCCGCTTTCTTTCATGCGATTCGGCATCATTGCAGTGAGAAAGGAATCTTGCTAATCTTCGACGAGGTCCAGGTGGGAGTGGGTCGCAGTGGTTTTCTTTGGGGTTACGAACAGCTAGGTGTAGCTCCTGACGTGATGACTCTAGCCAAAGGCCTTGGAGGTGGGCACGCTATCGGTGCAATGCTGGTTCAAAAGGAGGCAGATCTATTTGAGCCCGGTGATCACGCCAGCACATTCGGCGGTAATCCCTTTGCTTGTAGGGCTGGTCTTACGGTGGTCCAAGAATTAAAACGTCGCGATGTGTTATGCAATGTCCGCAAACGCGGTGAACAGTTACGACGAGGCCTTGATAGCCTGATCGAGCGTTTCCCCAATATCTTGTGGCAGGCGAGGGGTTGGGGCCTTCTTCAAGGCGTCGTAATTCGAGATGATTGTAACCTTGGTGCTGCTGCTGTTGTAAATGCAGCATTAAATCAACGGTTGCTTTTGGTCCCTGCTGGTGCGAAAGTGGTGAGAATAGTTCCCCCGCTTGTGATTCGACGTCGAGAAGTCACCGAACTGCTTATTCGATTGGAACGTGCGCTGCAACTAATCCAAGTGTGA
- a CDS encoding amidohydrolase family protein encodes MNEHLDSYNHIKAWVPRGLLELSTQHNIPGCTKEGLTPIQLRWRNGHLLQPHPLPPGLPLPRMMVLPRLVDAHVHLDKAFTWSNHPNLSGTYEGALKANLMEHRSRSADMVLARGERAMQQAFSQGLRAVRSHIDSGGFEIESSWEALLTLQGRWNGQLELQLVALAPLAFWSSPEGQLMAVRVAQCGGLLGGVLDPSMIGSKVDRQLRILLQLADRHGCGVDLHIDESDKAPAQGIQQLLLALCVTPVAVPVTCSHVSSLALLPQASLQRLGERMAMAKLQVIALPLTNAWLLARNPDITPLHRPQAPIRQLQRCGVQVAVAGDNVADPWFPGGDFDPLTLMATAIPLTQLLPWQRLGLAPFTTAAARILDLSWDGVLREGAPADLICVEGNSWSDAMRRSSSRKVLVQGNWLAPFNR; translated from the coding sequence GTGAATGAGCATTTAGACAGCTACAATCACATTAAGGCTTGGGTCCCCCGCGGGCTGCTTGAACTGTCTACCCAACACAATATTCCCGGTTGTACGAAAGAGGGATTGACCCCTATTCAGCTCAGATGGCGCAATGGACATCTTCTACAACCGCATCCATTGCCCCCTGGTTTGCCACTCCCGAGAATGATGGTGTTGCCACGTCTTGTAGATGCCCATGTGCATCTAGACAAAGCATTTACGTGGAGCAATCACCCAAATCTATCGGGCACTTACGAGGGAGCGCTAAAAGCAAATTTGATGGAACACCGGTCTCGATCGGCGGATATGGTCTTAGCCCGGGGAGAACGTGCCATGCAGCAAGCCTTTTCTCAGGGACTGCGGGCTGTACGTAGCCATATCGATAGCGGTGGCTTCGAGATAGAGTCCAGCTGGGAAGCACTTTTGACTCTGCAAGGGCGCTGGAATGGTCAGCTTGAACTACAGCTTGTAGCCCTAGCCCCTCTTGCTTTTTGGAGCTCACCGGAAGGGCAATTAATGGCCGTACGTGTGGCCCAATGTGGTGGTCTCCTCGGTGGTGTATTGGACCCATCAATGATTGGGTCTAAGGTTGACCGACAGTTGAGAATTTTGCTTCAACTAGCCGATCGACATGGTTGTGGTGTGGATTTGCACATTGATGAATCTGATAAAGCTCCCGCTCAGGGCATTCAGCAGTTGCTTCTGGCGTTGTGCGTCACTCCTGTTGCAGTACCGGTCACCTGTAGTCATGTCAGCAGCCTCGCATTATTGCCCCAAGCCTCGCTTCAGCGGCTTGGTGAGCGCATGGCGATGGCAAAGCTGCAGGTGATCGCTCTACCGTTGACTAATGCCTGGCTTCTTGCTCGTAACCCAGATATCACACCATTGCATCGTCCTCAGGCTCCAATTCGCCAGCTTCAACGCTGTGGCGTGCAAGTTGCCGTAGCAGGAGACAATGTTGCAGATCCTTGGTTTCCCGGCGGTGACTTTGATCCATTGACCTTGATGGCTACTGCCATTCCCCTCACTCAACTGCTGCCTTGGCAGCGACTAGGTTTGGCGCCGTTTACCACTGCAGCAGCGAGGATTCTTGATCTCTCCTGGGATGGAGTCCTCCGCGAGGGCGCACCAGCTGATCTCATTTGTGTTGAGGGCAACAGCTGGTCAGACGCAATGCGACGGTCATCTTCCCGAAAAGTCTTGGTTCAAGGGAATTGGTTGGCACCGTTTAATCGCTAG